In one window of Agromyces badenianii DNA:
- a CDS encoding LGFP repeat-containing protein — protein sequence MNEQLTRPTRHGDALPARRELRSAHLDRALSWSDFRTAVRYDPANRLLLAVPAISAKHAEHPWLGEATAPHTRIGVGEMYRRDFERGGVYWSERTGAHEVHGLIAEHWQAVGAEASFLGFPTTDEQPLRASESGARIAGGFAHFEGGSIYWTPVHGPAIVYGMVRDIWALLGWERSPLGMPVGDVELDPESGLLHGEFEHGRVEWSSSTGPVVVIGAGESLPGAGRDTLDRIRPDFAPGA from the coding sequence ATGAACGAGCAGCTGACGCGACCCACGCGCCACGGCGATGCCCTGCCCGCCCGGCGCGAACTGCGTTCGGCCCATCTCGATCGCGCACTGAGCTGGAGCGACTTCCGCACCGCCGTGCGCTACGACCCCGCCAACCGGCTGCTGCTCGCGGTGCCGGCGATCAGCGCCAAGCACGCGGAGCATCCCTGGCTCGGCGAGGCCACCGCGCCGCACACGCGCATCGGGGTCGGTGAGATGTATCGTCGCGACTTCGAGCGCGGCGGCGTGTACTGGTCGGAGCGGACCGGCGCCCACGAGGTGCACGGGCTCATCGCCGAGCACTGGCAGGCGGTCGGCGCCGAGGCCTCGTTCCTCGGCTTCCCGACGACCGACGAGCAGCCTCTCCGAGCGTCGGAGTCCGGCGCGCGGATCGCGGGCGGGTTCGCCCACTTCGAGGGCGGCTCGATCTACTGGACCCCCGTGCACGGCCCCGCGATCGTGTACGGCATGGTGCGCGACATCTGGGCGTTGCTCGGCTGGGAGCGGTCGCCGCTCGGCATGCCCGTCGGCGACGTCGAGCTCGATCCCGAATCGGGTCTGCTGCACGGCGAGTTCGAGCACGGCCGGGTCGAGTGGTCGTCGTCGACCGGGCCGGTCGTCGTCATCGGTGCAGGGGAGTCGCTCCCGGGCGCCGGCCGCGACACCCTCGATCGCATCCGGCCCGACTTCGCCCCGGGGGCCTGA
- a CDS encoding phosphoketolase produces MAQAGEQHQQHQHDPRVASSERRREASVPLEIVDAWWRAANYLSVGQIYLMANPLLARPLEPADIKPRLLGHWGTSPGLNLVYAHLNRAIVERGTPTIYVCGPGHGGPAMVANTWLDGTYSELFPAVSADVEGMGRLFRQFSFPGGIPSHAAPETPGSINEGGELGYSLMHAYGAALDNPGLVVACVIGDGEAETGPLAASWRGHSFLNPVTDGAVLPILHLNGYKIANPTLLARIPEAELVDFFRGNGYEPLLVAGGFDGEDPMAVHGRMADAIDVAYERIAAIRVDAAAGAFADVAPRWPAIVLRTPKGWTGPGVVDGVQVEGTFHAHQVPLAGVRENPEHLAMLEAWLRSYRPEELFDGEGRPVAELAAARPDGALRMSANESAHVNGGIAAPLELPAIEPLAIEVAPGKRGTTGEATRVFGSWLAEVMRRNPDDFRLFGPDEVASNRLGAVFEVTDRVWAEALHPLDDHLGRSGRVVEALSEHLMQGLLEGYLLTGRHGLITSYEAFIHIVDSMFNQHAKWLESAKQVPWRGDVASLTYLLSSHVWRQDHNGFSHQDPGFLNVVVNKQAEIVRVYLPPDANTLLEVMRHAFDTQNRVNVVVAGKQPQPQWLSHTEARAHVEAGLGVWEWAGNEPGFERADAAASVPDVVIACAGDVPTTEAIAAAQLLRGRLPELRVRLVNVVDLMRLQDPSHHPHGLPDRAFDAIFTRSAPVIFAFHGYPPLIHQLAYRRTNHTNLHVRGFIERGTTTTPFDMLHLNDLDRYRLALDVLHRVPGLHSRPGVAEIADEWHAARNAAREHAYEYGADPEWITGWRFAPRAAAE; encoded by the coding sequence ATGGCCCAAGCAGGCGAGCAGCATCAGCAGCACCAGCACGACCCGCGGGTCGCGTCGAGCGAGCGCCGGCGCGAGGCATCCGTACCGCTCGAAATCGTCGACGCGTGGTGGCGCGCCGCCAACTACCTGAGCGTCGGCCAGATCTACCTGATGGCGAACCCGCTGCTGGCCCGCCCCCTCGAACCGGCCGACATCAAGCCGCGGCTGCTCGGGCACTGGGGCACCTCCCCCGGCCTGAACCTCGTGTACGCGCACCTCAATCGCGCGATCGTCGAGCGCGGCACGCCCACGATCTACGTGTGCGGGCCTGGCCACGGCGGGCCCGCGATGGTCGCGAACACGTGGCTCGACGGCACCTACTCCGAACTCTTCCCGGCGGTGAGCGCCGACGTCGAGGGCATGGGCCGCCTGTTCCGGCAGTTCTCCTTCCCCGGCGGAATCCCGTCGCACGCGGCGCCCGAGACGCCCGGCTCGATCAACGAGGGCGGCGAACTCGGCTACTCGCTCATGCACGCCTACGGCGCGGCACTCGACAATCCGGGGCTCGTGGTCGCCTGCGTCATCGGCGACGGCGAGGCCGAGACCGGCCCCCTCGCGGCGAGCTGGCGCGGTCACTCCTTCCTGAACCCCGTGACCGACGGCGCGGTGCTGCCGATCCTGCACCTGAACGGCTACAAGATCGCGAACCCGACCCTGCTCGCGCGCATCCCCGAAGCCGAGCTCGTCGACTTCTTCCGCGGCAACGGCTACGAACCGCTGCTCGTCGCCGGCGGGTTCGACGGCGAGGACCCGATGGCGGTGCACGGCCGCATGGCCGACGCGATCGACGTCGCCTACGAGCGCATCGCCGCCATTCGAGTGGATGCCGCGGCGGGCGCGTTCGCCGACGTGGCGCCCCGCTGGCCGGCGATCGTGCTGCGCACCCCGAAGGGCTGGACGGGACCCGGCGTGGTCGACGGCGTGCAGGTCGAGGGCACGTTCCACGCCCATCAGGTGCCGCTCGCGGGCGTGCGCGAGAACCCCGAGCACCTCGCGATGCTCGAGGCGTGGCTGCGCTCCTACCGGCCGGAGGAGCTCTTCGACGGCGAGGGCCGCCCCGTCGCCGAGCTCGCTGCCGCGCGCCCCGACGGGGCGCTGCGCATGAGCGCGAACGAGAGCGCCCACGTCAACGGCGGCATCGCGGCCCCGCTCGAGCTGCCGGCGATCGAACCGCTCGCGATCGAGGTCGCACCCGGCAAGCGCGGCACCACCGGCGAGGCCACGAGGGTCTTCGGCTCCTGGCTCGCCGAGGTGATGCGCAGGAACCCCGACGATTTCCGCCTCTTCGGCCCCGACGAGGTGGCCTCGAACCGGCTCGGCGCCGTCTTCGAGGTCACCGATCGGGTGTGGGCCGAGGCGCTGCATCCGCTCGACGACCACCTCGGGCGCTCGGGCCGGGTGGTCGAAGCGCTCAGCGAGCACCTCATGCAGGGGCTGCTCGAGGGGTACCTGCTGACGGGGCGGCACGGGCTCATCACGAGCTACGAGGCGTTCATCCACATCGTCGACTCGATGTTCAACCAGCACGCGAAGTGGCTCGAGTCGGCAAAGCAGGTGCCATGGCGCGGGGATGTCGCAAGCCTCACCTACCTGCTCTCGTCGCACGTGTGGCGGCAGGACCACAACGGCTTCTCGCATCAGGATCCGGGCTTCCTGAACGTCGTCGTCAACAAGCAGGCCGAGATCGTGCGCGTGTACCTGCCGCCCGACGCGAACACCCTGCTCGAGGTCATGCGGCACGCCTTCGACACGCAGAACCGGGTCAACGTCGTCGTCGCGGGCAAGCAGCCGCAACCGCAGTGGCTCTCGCACACCGAGGCGCGAGCGCACGTCGAGGCCGGTCTCGGCGTGTGGGAGTGGGCGGGCAACGAACCTGGCTTCGAGCGAGCGGATGCCGCGGCATCCGTGCCCGACGTCGTCATCGCGTGCGCCGGCGACGTGCCGACGACCGAGGCGATCGCGGCGGCGCAATTGCTGCGCGGGCGGTTGCCCGAGCTGCGGGTGCGGCTCGTCAACGTCGTCGACCTGATGCGACTGCAGGACCCGTCTCACCACCCCCACGGGCTGCCCGACCGGGCGTTCGACGCGATCTTCACTCGCTCGGCGCCCGTGATCTTCGCGTTCCACGGCTACCCGCCGCTGATCCACCAGCTCGCCTACCGGCGCACGAACCACACGAACCTGCACGTGCGGGGCTTCATCGAGCGGGGCACCACGACGACCCCGTTCGACATGCTGCACCTGAACGACCTCGACCGGTACCGGCTCGCGCTCGACGTGCTGCACCGCGTTCCGGGGCTCCACAGCCGGCCGGGTGTCGCCGAGATCGCCGACGAGTGGCACGCCGCCCGGAACGCCGCGCGGGAGCATGCGTACGAGTACGGCGCCGACCCCGAGTGGATCACCGGGTGGCGGTTCGCTCCGCGGGCCGCCGCCGAGTGA
- a CDS encoding MFS transporter, giving the protein MSITNVSSARWSLMVQFALFGLVMSAWTSRMPSVQASLGIGALQLGSLLIVGGIGALIGALVVGAVIARFGSRTTLLAGTIINAVGFGLDAIGLANADLTAFIAGLFVNGLCGALINVPININAAAVEQHVGRAVLPHFHAAFSIGAAGGALVGAGFAFAEVHIATQIVIVTVIVTAVRLWLLRASTALTAHRPVATATGSVGAVTGSVAAVTGSVSAVTGSVAAQSTGDRTGGAVRSALAAWREPRTLLLGVVLLAASLAEGSATTWLSLAVVDGFAAAEAVGAVAFGTFVGAMTVFRFLGTRLIDRFGRVAVLRASGASSLLGLALFGLGPNLTVAWIGIVLWGFGAALANPIAIAAASDDPAKAGQRVSVVTSFSTIASLGAPPLLGMLADAVGARHALLVIGAAVIVSFAVAGQVRKQPPGRAGAPGAESAQDHSLRTGAAISGVQRDTSGPDGNGPGA; this is encoded by the coding sequence GTGTCGATCACGAACGTCTCCAGCGCCCGTTGGTCGCTCATGGTCCAGTTCGCCCTGTTCGGTCTCGTCATGTCGGCGTGGACGAGCCGGATGCCCTCCGTGCAGGCCTCGCTCGGCATCGGGGCGCTGCAACTCGGGTCTCTGCTCATCGTCGGCGGCATCGGCGCGCTCATCGGCGCGCTGGTCGTCGGCGCCGTCATCGCGAGATTCGGCAGCCGCACGACCCTGCTCGCCGGCACGATCATCAATGCGGTCGGGTTCGGCCTCGATGCCATCGGCCTGGCGAACGCCGACCTCACGGCATTCATCGCCGGCCTCTTCGTCAACGGCCTCTGCGGGGCCCTCATCAACGTGCCGATCAACATCAACGCGGCAGCGGTCGAGCAGCACGTCGGGCGCGCGGTGCTGCCGCACTTCCATGCGGCGTTCTCGATCGGCGCGGCGGGCGGAGCGCTCGTGGGCGCCGGCTTCGCATTCGCCGAGGTGCACATCGCGACGCAGATCGTCATCGTCACGGTGATCGTGACGGCGGTGCGGCTCTGGCTGCTGCGCGCGTCGACCGCGCTCACGGCGCACCGCCCCGTCGCCACTGCGACGGGATCAGTCGGCGCTGTGACGGGCTCCGTCGCTGCTGTCACGGGCTCGGTCTCTGCTGTCACGGGCTCGGTCGCCGCGCAGTCGACCGGCGACCGCACCGGCGGGGCGGTGCGCTCGGCTCTCGCGGCATGGCGTGAACCGCGCACGCTGCTGCTCGGCGTCGTACTGCTCGCCGCGTCGCTCGCCGAGGGGTCGGCGACCACGTGGCTCTCCCTCGCGGTCGTCGACGGGTTCGCCGCCGCCGAGGCGGTCGGCGCGGTCGCCTTCGGCACCTTCGTCGGCGCCATGACGGTGTTCCGCTTCCTCGGCACGCGGCTCATCGATCGCTTCGGCCGGGTCGCGGTGCTCCGCGCCTCCGGGGCCTCGTCGCTCCTCGGCCTCGCGCTCTTCGGCTTGGGTCCGAACCTCACGGTGGCCTGGATCGGCATCGTGCTCTGGGGATTCGGCGCAGCGCTCGCCAACCCGATCGCGATCGCCGCGGCATCCGACGACCCGGCCAAGGCCGGCCAGCGCGTGTCGGTCGTGACCTCGTTCTCGACGATCGCCTCCCTCGGCGCCCCGCCGCTGCTCGGCATGCTCGCCGATGCTGTCGGCGCCCGCCACGCACTGCTCGTCATCGGCGCAGCCGTCATCGTGAGCTTCGCCGTCGCCGGTCAGGTGCGCAAGCAGCCCCCCGGGCGGGCAGGCGCGCCCGGCGCGGAGAGCGCTCAGGATCACTCCCTTCGCACGGGAGCGGCGATATCCGGTGTCCAGCGCGATACGAGTGGTCCCGACGGGAACGGGCCGGGCGCGTAG
- a CDS encoding SRPBCC family protein: protein MTNPVTITAPEGLPFIDIEREFDVPVAAVFNAHRDPELVKQWLGPNGYEMTIERWDFVPQGGYRYLHTQPGGEEAYAFNGTFHSVRENEFAIQTFEYEGFPDVVAIESLRFEDLGGGRTRLSIHSTYPSLEARDGMIQSNMELGVREGYERLEGLLAA, encoded by the coding sequence ATGACGAACCCCGTCACCATCACCGCCCCCGAGGGGCTGCCCTTCATCGACATCGAGCGCGAGTTCGACGTGCCAGTGGCCGCCGTGTTCAACGCGCACCGCGACCCCGAGCTCGTGAAGCAGTGGCTCGGGCCGAACGGCTACGAGATGACCATCGAACGCTGGGACTTCGTGCCGCAGGGCGGCTACCGCTACCTGCACACCCAGCCCGGAGGTGAGGAGGCCTATGCGTTCAACGGCACGTTCCACTCGGTGCGTGAGAACGAGTTCGCGATCCAGACCTTCGAGTACGAGGGCTTCCCCGACGTCGTGGCCATCGAGTCCCTGCGGTTCGAAGATCTCGGCGGCGGTCGCACCCGCCTCAGCATCCACTCCACCTACCCGAGCCTCGAGGCCCGCGACGGCATGATCCAGAGCAACATGGAGCTCGGCGTTCGCGAGGGCTACGAGCGGCTCGAGGGCCTGCTCGCGGCCTGA
- a CDS encoding EamA family transporter translates to MLTAVFSLTGALVFGAADFLGGLAAKRVSAVLATAVASGVGFVVLAAAYPLFGGAWNLHDVWWGALSGVAGAVAISLLYACLAIGPMSILSPLTAVVSAIVPMVWGLFGGERFTALGYWALGLALLAVVLVGFVPEKGAVRPSFRGILMAIGSGIAIGGFYITIDQTSDESGVVPLLMNRGVNAAIMFTVVGAVALVGVARRRAATGERMPQQSSLGASAASQGGSATATGIRLAIACGVVDVVANGLLLAGIRAGDLSVAAVLGAMYPAGTILLAALVLGERIAPVQWVGLVLALAAAGLLALA, encoded by the coding sequence ATGCTCACCGCCGTCTTCTCGCTCACGGGGGCGCTCGTCTTCGGTGCGGCCGACTTCCTCGGCGGGCTCGCCGCGAAGCGCGTCAGCGCGGTGCTCGCGACGGCGGTCGCATCCGGCGTCGGCTTCGTCGTGCTCGCCGCGGCGTACCCCCTGTTCGGCGGCGCATGGAACCTCCACGACGTCTGGTGGGGCGCACTCTCCGGCGTCGCGGGCGCCGTCGCGATCTCGCTGCTCTATGCGTGCCTCGCGATCGGGCCGATGTCGATCCTGTCTCCGCTGACGGCCGTCGTCTCGGCGATCGTGCCCATGGTCTGGGGCCTCTTCGGCGGCGAGCGCTTCACCGCGCTCGGATACTGGGCGCTCGGCCTCGCGCTGCTCGCGGTCGTGCTCGTCGGCTTCGTGCCCGAGAAGGGCGCCGTGCGGCCGAGCTTCCGCGGCATCCTGATGGCGATCGGCTCGGGCATCGCGATCGGCGGCTTCTACATCACCATCGACCAGACCTCCGACGAGAGCGGCGTCGTGCCGCTCCTCATGAACCGCGGCGTCAACGCGGCGATCATGTTCACGGTCGTCGGGGCCGTTGCGCTCGTCGGCGTCGCGCGGAGACGAGCGGCCACGGGCGAGCGGATGCCGCAGCAGTCGTCGCTCGGAGCGTCGGCCGCCTCGCAGGGCGGGTCTGCGACCGCGACCGGCATCCGCCTCGCGATCGCATGCGGGGTGGTCGACGTCGTCGCGAACGGCCTGCTGCTCGCGGGGATCCGCGCGGGCGACCTGTCGGTCGCTGCGGTGCTCGGGGCGATGTATCCGGCGGGCACGATCCTGCTCGCGGCGCTCGTGCTCGGGGAGCGCATCGCGCCGGTGCAGTGGGTCGGTCTCGTGCTCGCCCTCGCCGCGGCGGGCCTGCTCGCGCTCGCCTGA
- a CDS encoding aldo/keto reductase, producing MQTRTLGRTGRTVSVIGLGTWQLGADWGEIDEADALAVLDAAREAGVTFFDTADVYGDGRSEALIGRWLRSNPDSGVTVATKMGRRMPQEHANYSLANFREWTDRSRANLGVDTLDLVQLHCPPTSVYSDDRISDALDTLVADGAIANYGVSVERVEEALTAIARPHVASVQIILNAFRLKPLDEVLPTAAAAGVGIIARVPLASGLLSGRYTSDTIFAANDHRSFNRHGESFDVGETFSGVDYETGVRAAAEFTAIGRDAAPSASAAQLALAWVAAQPGVSSVIPGARSPQQARANAAAGSLSLPPTVDAAVHELYDREIRPSVHARW from the coding sequence ATGCAGACTCGCACCCTCGGCCGCACCGGTCGCACCGTCTCGGTCATCGGCCTCGGCACCTGGCAACTCGGCGCCGATTGGGGCGAGATCGATGAAGCCGACGCGCTCGCGGTGCTCGATGCCGCCCGCGAGGCCGGCGTCACCTTCTTCGACACCGCCGACGTCTACGGCGACGGCCGCAGCGAGGCCCTGATCGGCAGGTGGCTGCGCTCGAACCCCGACTCGGGCGTCACCGTCGCCACGAAGATGGGCCGACGGATGCCGCAGGAGCACGCCAACTACTCGCTCGCGAACTTCCGGGAGTGGACCGACCGCTCTCGGGCCAACCTCGGGGTCGACACGCTCGACCTCGTGCAACTGCACTGCCCGCCGACCTCGGTGTACTCCGACGATCGCATCTCCGACGCACTCGACACGCTCGTCGCCGACGGCGCGATCGCGAACTACGGGGTCAGCGTCGAACGGGTCGAGGAGGCGCTCACCGCCATCGCCCGGCCGCACGTGGCCTCGGTGCAGATCATCCTGAACGCGTTCCGGCTGAAGCCGCTCGACGAGGTGCTTCCCACGGCCGCCGCTGCCGGGGTCGGCATCATCGCCCGGGTGCCCCTCGCGAGCGGCCTGCTCTCTGGCCGCTACACGAGCGACACGATCTTCGCCGCGAACGACCACCGCAGCTTCAACCGGCACGGCGAGTCGTTCGACGTCGGCGAGACCTTCTCGGGCGTCGACTACGAGACGGGGGTGCGCGCGGCAGCGGAGTTCACCGCGATCGGCCGCGACGCGGCGCCGTCCGCCTCGGCCGCGCAGCTCGCCCTCGCGTGGGTCGCCGCGCAGCCGGGCGTCAGTTCGGTGATCCCCGGGGCGCGCTCACCTCAGCAGGCGCGGGCGAACGCCGCGGCCGGGTCGCTGAGCCTGCCGCCGACCGTCGACGCGGCCGTGCACGAGCTCTACGACCGGGAGATCCGACCTTCGGTGCACGCCCGCTGGTAA
- a CDS encoding GyrI-like domain-containing protein has translation MPDTHEVKRKYDVKRELACYTAPRGRFELIDMPELGYCMVDGHGDPNTAPEYAAAVEALYAVSFTAKFQCKRELDRDYVVGPLEGLWSADDPATFITREKSAWSWTMMIWQPDWLPPELIAEAIGRATAKAPAAERVRFERLAEGRSVQTLHLGSYDDEGPTLARLHDEFMPEHRLRFNGRHHEVYLGDPRRTAPEKLRTILRQPVAPA, from the coding sequence ATGCCTGACACGCACGAGGTGAAGCGCAAGTACGACGTCAAGCGCGAACTCGCGTGCTACACCGCCCCGCGCGGCCGCTTCGAGCTCATCGACATGCCAGAGCTCGGGTACTGCATGGTCGACGGGCACGGCGATCCCAACACCGCCCCCGAGTACGCGGCCGCCGTCGAGGCGCTCTACGCCGTCTCGTTCACGGCGAAGTTCCAGTGCAAGCGCGAGCTCGATCGCGACTACGTCGTCGGACCCCTCGAGGGCCTCTGGAGCGCCGACGACCCGGCGACGTTCATCACCCGCGAGAAGTCGGCCTGGTCGTGGACGATGATGATCTGGCAACCCGACTGGCTGCCTCCCGAACTCATCGCCGAGGCGATCGGGCGCGCGACCGCGAAGGCGCCTGCGGCCGAACGGGTGCGCTTCGAGCGGCTCGCCGAAGGGCGATCGGTGCAGACGCTGCACCTCGGTTCCTACGACGACGAGGGTCCGACCCTCGCACGCCTGCACGACGAGTTCATGCCCGAGCACCGCCTGCGGTTCAACGGCCGGCACCACGAGGTGTACCTCGGCGACCCGCGGCGCACCGCGCCCGAGAAGCTGCGCACCATCCTGCGACAGCCGGTCGCGCCGGCCTGA
- a CDS encoding DEAD/DEAH box helicase produces the protein MYDVFVGWAEGRGLSLYPAQDEAVIEIVSGANVVLSTPTGTGKSLVAVAAHAASIARGGRSYYTAPIKALVSEKFFQLAEIFGAANVGMVTGDSSVNPDAPIICCTAEILANLALRHGPDADVDQVVMDEFHYYGDPERGWAWQVPLLILHRAQFVLMSATLGDVTAIAADLKRRTGRETALVTGVDRPVPLHFSYAKTPVQETVEELIETRQAPVYIVHFSQAAAMERAQALSSIRVITREQRDEIAEAIGGFRFTTAFGKTLSRLVRSGIGVHHAGMLPRYRRLVETLAQRGLLRVICGTDTLGVGINVPIRTVLITALSKFDGQRMRQLTAREFHQIAGRAGRAGYDTAGTVVVLAPEHEIENEAAVRKAGDDPKKLKKIVRKKAPAGQITWGEGSYERLVSAEPEPLVPQLKLTAAMLINVIGRGGDVIGDIRSLVFDNHEPRARQFELARRALEIFRTLRDAGVVELVPAPDGASMPIVRLTVDLQPNFALNQPLSPFALAAIELLDPDATAETGVGTGHYALDVVSVIESTLDDPRPILSQQQFKARGEAIGRMKQDGIEYDERMELVEQVTWPKPLEELLAQSFEVFASSQPWVRDFELSPKSVVRDMFERSMSFGEYVGFYQLARSEGLVLRYLSDAYRAIRQTVPTEAKNEELLDIIEWLGELVRQVDSSLVDEWNELVDPSAHLPEDEAAVVPPAPPSVVTNRRAFTVLVRNELFRRVQLAALERDDELAELDPEVGWPEALDRYYAEHDAIGTGPAARSPRLVTIDETDAASGMWRVEQTIDDPAGDHDWRIRAEVDLDASAEEGAAVVRVTEVVRL, from the coding sequence ATGTACGACGTGTTCGTCGGCTGGGCCGAGGGCCGGGGTCTTTCGCTCTACCCCGCCCAAGACGAGGCGGTCATCGAGATCGTCTCGGGCGCGAACGTCGTTCTCTCGACGCCCACGGGCACCGGCAAGTCGCTCGTCGCGGTCGCCGCGCACGCGGCATCCATCGCCCGGGGCGGTCGCAGCTACTACACGGCGCCCATCAAGGCGCTCGTCTCCGAGAAGTTCTTCCAGCTCGCCGAGATCTTCGGGGCGGCGAACGTCGGCATGGTCACGGGCGACAGCTCGGTGAATCCGGATGCCCCGATCATCTGCTGCACGGCCGAGATCCTCGCGAACCTCGCCCTGCGCCACGGCCCCGACGCCGACGTCGACCAGGTCGTCATGGACGAGTTCCACTACTATGGCGACCCCGAGCGCGGCTGGGCCTGGCAGGTGCCGCTGCTCATCCTGCACCGGGCGCAGTTCGTGCTGATGTCGGCGACCCTCGGCGACGTCACCGCGATCGCCGCCGACCTGAAGCGGCGCACCGGCCGTGAGACCGCCCTCGTCACCGGCGTCGACCGCCCGGTGCCGCTGCACTTCTCGTACGCGAAGACGCCCGTGCAGGAGACGGTCGAGGAGCTCATCGAGACCCGGCAGGCGCCGGTCTACATCGTGCACTTCTCGCAGGCCGCGGCGATGGAGCGGGCGCAGGCGCTGTCGTCGATCCGCGTCATCACGCGCGAGCAGCGCGACGAGATCGCCGAGGCGATCGGCGGCTTCCGCTTCACGACGGCGTTCGGCAAGACCCTCTCGCGGCTCGTGCGCTCGGGCATCGGGGTGCATCACGCGGGCATGCTGCCGCGCTACCGCCGGCTCGTCGAGACGCTCGCGCAGCGCGGGCTGCTGCGGGTCATCTGCGGCACCGACACGCTCGGCGTCGGCATCAACGTGCCCATCCGCACGGTGCTCATCACCGCGCTCTCCAAGTTCGACGGGCAGCGGATGCGGCAGCTCACCGCCCGCGAGTTCCACCAGATCGCGGGGCGCGCCGGGCGGGCCGGCTACGACACCGCCGGCACCGTGGTGGTGCTCGCGCCCGAGCATGAGATCGAGAACGAGGCCGCTGTCCGCAAGGCGGGCGACGACCCGAAGAAGCTCAAGAAGATCGTGCGCAAGAAGGCGCCGGCCGGGCAGATCACGTGGGGCGAGGGATCCTACGAACGGCTCGTCTCTGCCGAGCCAGAGCCGCTCGTGCCGCAGCTGAAGCTCACCGCGGCGATGCTGATCAACGTGATCGGCCGCGGGGGAGACGTGATCGGCGACATCCGCTCGCTCGTGTTCGACAACCACGAACCGCGGGCCAGGCAGTTCGAGCTCGCCCGGCGGGCGCTCGAGATCTTCCGAACCCTGCGCGACGCCGGCGTCGTCGAGCTCGTGCCCGCGCCCGACGGTGCGAGCATGCCGATCGTTCGGCTCACGGTCGACCTGCAGCCGAACTTCGCGCTCAACCAGCCGCTGTCGCCGTTCGCGCTCGCCGCGATCGAGCTGCTCGACCCCGACGCCACCGCCGAGACCGGCGTCGGCACGGGCCACTACGCGCTCGACGTCGTGAGCGTCATCGAGTCGACGCTCGACGACCCGCGCCCGATCCTCTCGCAGCAGCAGTTCAAGGCGCGCGGCGAGGCCATCGGCCGCATGAAGCAGGACGGCATCGAGTACGACGAGCGCATGGAGCTCGTCGAGCAGGTCACCTGGCCGAAGCCGCTCGAAGAGCTGCTCGCGCAGTCGTTCGAGGTGTTCGCGTCGAGCCAGCCGTGGGTGCGCGACTTCGAGCTGTCGCCGAAGTCGGTCGTGCGCGACATGTTCGAGCGCAGCATGTCATTCGGGGAATACGTCGGCTTCTACCAGCTCGCCCGCAGCGAGGGGCTCGTGCTGCGCTACCTCTCCGACGCGTACCGGGCGATCCGCCAGACCGTGCCGACCGAGGCGAAGAACGAAGAGCTGCTCGACATCATCGAGTGGCTCGGCGAGCTCGTGCGCCAGGTCGACTCGAGCCTCGTCGACGAGTGGAACGAACTCGTCGATCCCTCCGCCCACCTGCCCGAAGACGAGGCCGCGGTCGTGCCGCCCGCCCCGCCGTCGGTCGTGACCAACCGGCGCGCCTTCACCGTGCTCGTGCGCAACGAGCTCTTCCGCCGCGTGCAGCTCGCGGCGCTCGAGCGCGACGACGAACTCGCCGAGCTCGACCCCGAGGTCGGCTGGCCCGAGGCGCTCGACCGCTACTACGCCGAGCACGACGCGATCGGCACCGGACCGGCCGCGCGATCGCCGCGGCTCGTCACGATCGACGAGACGGATGCCGCGAGCGGCATGTGGCGCGTCGAGCAGACGATCGACGACCCCGCCGGCGACCACGACTGGCGCATCCGCGCCGAGGTCGACCTCGATGCCTCCGCCGAGGAGGGCGCGGCGGTCGTGCGGGTCACCGAGGTCGTGCGGCTCTAG
- a CDS encoding VOC family protein, producing the protein MDWTLEVVIVPVSDLDRSIAFYRDQLGFALDHDTRNEHMHIAQLTPPGSGCSIVIGSLPSQNEMAPGSLHGLQLVVADAEAARAELIGRGVEASAITVFDERDGGTFFGFADPDGNTWAVQQIRARAEKPLIPVEARQRFGAEQEL; encoded by the coding sequence ATGGACTGGACCCTGGAAGTCGTCATCGTGCCGGTGAGCGACCTCGACCGCTCGATCGCGTTCTACCGCGACCAGCTCGGATTCGCGCTCGACCACGACACCCGCAACGAGCACATGCACATCGCGCAGCTCACCCCGCCCGGCTCGGGCTGCTCGATCGTGATCGGCTCGCTGCCGTCGCAGAACGAGATGGCTCCCGGATCGCTGCACGGTCTACAGCTCGTCGTCGCCGACGCCGAGGCGGCCCGTGCCGAGCTCATCGGCCGCGGCGTCGAGGCCAGTGCGATCACCGTCTTCGACGAACGCGACGGCGGCACGTTCTTCGGCTTCGCCGACCCCGACGGCAACACGTGGGCGGTGCAGCAGATCCGGGCCCGTGCCGAGAAGCCGCTCATCCCGGTCGAGGCGCGTCAGCGCTTCGGCGCCGAACAAGAGCTCTGA